The Eleutherodactylus coqui strain aEleCoq1 chromosome 10, aEleCoq1.hap1, whole genome shotgun sequence genome contains the following window.
AGTCTATCCCTTCCTGGTCCAGGAGCGGTCCTggacagataacaaggactgttgGGCCGGTGTCGTCCTGAGTATATTCCCTTCGAGGAGCGGTCCCGTACAATTATCAAGGACTGTAGGGCcagcatcatcctgagttcctcccagACCCTCTTTCTCTGTGTTGCCTGCATCGGTGTGTCGTTGGGCTTTTGTAAAGTGTTCCGGTTACCCACAGTAGAGTTTGACCAGGCCcggaccgttcccagggactgagggaTCTAATATACAGTCTGTGGACTTGTCTTATTATCACTTTATTCCGGTGAAAAGGGAgcggtggcgtcacgtgacaacctACCATCCAACTCAATGTTCATTGGCCATCCCCACCCTAGGGGTGTCTGGAGGAGGCCTAGTGGTACCCGGGCCGAGGTCACGTGTAGCCCTCCGGGAAGGAGACTGGTGAGTGCCGCCGTGACCCATGACAGCCTTACCCCCCCAACTCCTCTGTGTGGGCCCCGTGTCCTGGGTGGCCCCTCCGGGGCACCCCACTTACACACCTTTTCAGATCTACCTAAAACGTCTTAAGGCCATGCACCAAACTTACAGAGCAGTAACAACACAAGCGTGGCATTCATTCGGATGGTGATGTCATAGTATGATGGTGTCCCTTCCTGCGCCGAGTCCACGCCGCGTTTACTACACACATTAATGATGTGGTGAATGAGGCTGAAATCTACGGACCGACCAGCGGCACCACAAATGAAAATAAGAGGTGGAAATTCCCGtgaaggcctcgttcagacgaccGTCACTAAAAATCGTGTGAGTGAAGAATAGCCGCAGTCACGTCCCGAGTCTGAGCCACGTTTTGTCGTCCGTCCTAACAGGCGGCTGCGGCTTATtgtcgaaaaaaaaaacgctgccgcgcggaaatccctcggtcggcaggaatcctcggaatgactctTTGTGCTTGAACAGAGCCGGCTGCCTTTGTTTCTCGGCGTTGGaagccccccccctccttttttttccgCTTCTCTGGGAGCCTCCGGCGTATCTCGGCAGAAGATAGGGCAAGACGTATCCTTTCACGCGGCGTATAAAATCGGGCGCCATTTTCAGTCGCCGATGCCCTAATATTCCCACCACTATTTTTTCTCCGTGACTAAATATCGCTGGTCTGAATGGATACATCGGAAACCGAACGCTTCGGAGGGATATATATGGCCGTGTGAATACGACCTAAACGCGCAGCGTTCTGCTACAGATCTCctggtgtgaacataccccaaaacGCGGTTACTGCGGCGTGCGGGAAGCCGCTCTTCACCCAGTGTTATGATCCTGGTTATGGACACTTTGACCCCTTCCTCATAGATCGGACGCGCTGCCCATGGGGGGCTTCACACAAGCCCCCGCTAGCAGATGGAAGGAGCACAATGTGGGGTCTTCATGCTGATTATCCGACTCCTCTCTGCAGCAGCTTTATCCCAGAATGGACACATTTACATATAATCACATTGCTGCAACTCCGACACATTAATTACACCGAAAAGCTGCAAACGTCGCATTTCACTGCAGCTTCTAGAGATTTTCAATGTCTCGGAGAAATACTAAACGGCTCCGACCAGCAGGAACCTTATGCAGAAATGGCAACAAGGATGGTGGATATGAAGGAAACGCATCCCGGCCACcacatccacccccccccccccgccagccaacccccaccccacctcccggCCACCacatccacccccaccccccgctgtgCCTCATCCACCCCCCCCACCTGCGGCTGTGCCTcatccacccccccaccccccgctgtgcctcatccacccccaccccccgctgtgCCTCATCCCGGCCACCACCACCCCACCTCCCGGCCACCacatccacccccacccccggcggtgcctcatccaccccccccccccccccccccccccccgctgtgccTCATCCATCCCTGGCTCGCTTCGAATCAGACTGTAAACGACCTGACAATTGTAGGGCAGCCAAGCGTGCAAACACTGTCTGTTAGACACAATGCCGTAACACAAGGCAAACAACACCGCCACGCTGAGCACAAGACCGCTACGCAGAATGATGAAGGCGGAACCTAAAGCCCCAAGAAAAAAACTGTAATTGGGGCCCCATCAACCATATTTCGGTACCTTTGAGCCCCCAATTACCAGACACCAGTGCAACAGATCGGCGTGAGATCCAGGGCAGATCCAGCACAAGATCCCAGACCAATAACACCAATTATTCCAGTCGGTGATAGGTATGTACGACGGATCCCTTTACATTCGATGGGGTCCATCAGGCACCGTTCATGTCAGCTAGAGGGATTCTATGTTACTATtgattctcaggataggtcatcgaaaGTTGATTAATggagtctgccacttgggatctctACCGATAAACTGATCCCTGCGCCCGCTGTCATTGCAGAGAGTGTTAGGAGCAAATAGCGCTGTCCACATCGCAGTGGGGTGGTCTGGTACTACAAACACAACtcgcattgaattcagtgggaactGTGCTTGCAATGCCAAACTGGGGCGCTGCTATACAGACAGccatatctgcttccagcactgacagcgggccctgGGATCAGCTGACtagcagggatcccaagcgacAGACCTCTGCCAATTAACTACTGATTACTTATCCGGAGGACAGAATAGGGGAGAATCCCTTTCAGTGCCAGGTCTGGCAACTTCATTATTTTTGTTGTTCACCTCTTATGATGGAGCCGAACAATGGAAATAATAGAGCTGGTGTGAACCcagcataaaggcccatttacatgcaacgattatcgcttaaaatttggTCCATTGACTGCCGATGAGTGATcaatgttgcgtgtaaatgctgccaccGTTTACACGCAACAGGTCCGCGCACTGTATTCTGcacgggagtcagagattacattgtattctgccgacagcccatgcgagaacaatggagctgtgtgcaaaactcagaccacatgctgtgctctacaaacagctcccagaggccctttcacgcgcaaatgaagctaataaagtgttaatggagattagtgtccattaacactttatgcaaaatgatcgcaaaaactgtcaatcgtttgaaagattgtctttgcgtgtaaatgggccataactcTCCAATATAATGCGGTCGGTTTTCTCTGCAGTTCTGTGTATAATCCCCGCTCACACTCTTCGCACGTTCGCATCAGATCTTCTATTTATAATGGAGAGATGACCACCATAGAAGCACTGCTTTCCAATAGACCCCATAACTGTAAGAGAGGGCCCCATAGGGATTCCAGCATTTCGGACAGCGAGAACAAAGTGCATTAAGGGGCAATGAAGATTAGGAAGGAGGAGCCATAAAGGGTGCTGTGGACTCATTGGGATGGAAGGGAGACATAAGGGGGTGATCTAGGACGGTCTCTCTGGCTACATGCAGGGGGGTGGTCGTCACTAGCTGTTGGGGCTGAGCTAATTATGGGGTCCGTCATTCAGAGTTAAGGGGCGCCTAAAGGTGACAGCTAGGACTCCTAAGGGTGGATAAAGGGGTCTACCTGGGAGAGGGAAGAGCAGTTAGACCCAAAGTAGGGCAGACTCGGGAAGCCCTAGTTTGTCGATGGCGGAATCACTTATCCCAGGATGAGGATATTTGAGGAGATGCCCGCGGCATGGCAGTCCTGCATTCAGCCGAAGCGCTATTGCCTGGGGGAGGATAGCCACTCAGTTTCAACGGGCAGGCCTCCCGTTAGGTGGCCAATGTGTAGCCAGTGTTCAGTGGGTACGGCAGCTATGGGGCCAATGATAAGCTAGCTGGCATGCTGATAATGCGGACACGCTGGTAATGCGGTATGTGGCTACTGCCGTGGCAGAGTGGTAAGTCTCAGCAGGAGGCTCATGTTAAGGCACGGTATTAAATGCAGTGGTGAGGCCGTGCGGATGGCAGTGTGCACAAGAGTCAGGCAGCAGGCATGGCCCAACTCGCCTCCGAGCCACGTGGCAGGCTGAGGCCCAGACAGTCCGTAGGGATCAAGTGCTGCGATTCCCAATGTATTGGCCTATAATAAAGTGTGGCCTACGCCACAAAAGATTTGTTTCAAACCCTGCTGCCTGTTCCTTTACTGTCTTAAAGGGGGACGGTTGAGCAAATAGACGAGGGGTGTGTAGGGTCACTTGTAGAGCTGCCGACTGGGATCATTGGAGTCTAAAGTATTGGAAAGGGTGCTGGAGGACCGGCTGGAGGATTTGAAGGCAATGGTGATATCACAATGAGTTTGGTCCAATGTCAGGGTCAGACCTGCCAGAATGATGCCGAAATGTGGACCTACCTCCATATCCAGGACATCATCATCCCGCACATCACATGACACAGTATGAATGTCTTTCTCTGGGGTGTACAGTAACTTCTTGCAGATATCTGGACTTCCCTGAGTGTCTACAAAGGTAGTCTCTAAATAGTCTTTTCCCCTCCAGACCCGGGGATCTGTTGACCTCCAAAAAGAGACGTCTGCAACCCTCCCACCCCCAGAATCCACAGTCCTGCGGAGGCTCCCTGGGTCCAGGAACTGCTGGGGTAGTTCTCCACTTTGCTGTTTACGGTGTGGGAGACATTTCCAGATGAATCCTTCCCCCCCGCCATCTTTAGAGAGGAGAGGGGTGAGCATACCTGTCCCCATCGACCTGTCCAGTAGAGGGTGCTGTAGCTCATGCAGACACTCCATTACCTCTCAGTATTGCTGTTGTCTCCAGAGGATTCTGGGAGAAGCCATTGTCCAGTAAGTGAAGCTTTGTGCCTGGCCTTCTTATGGCTGACTCTTATTTTCCAGCTTTTCTTTAATTTTCAAGTGTTGAGAAATTCTTCATGATTTCTGTATTGGGCTGATAGTCAGATGTAAGGAGCCGAGTCTTTACCTGCAGCAGGTGGGTCGTGGTAGGAGGATCACGTAGGGATCATTCATTGTTTGCATCTTTTCTGCTCCCAAAAGATTGAGACCAATATTTCCTGTAGACGAAAATGAGAGGAGAATTAATGATAAGCTCCCAGGTAGGACAGCTTATGTCACCATCCTGCCTCTGCTTGTCTCTTCTGTCTGCGAACCTACTCACCTCCCTGCCTCTATACTGTCTGCCCTCTATTCCCTGTCTCCCTAGTACCTGCCCTAACCTACTTGGCTCTCTACTGCCTACCCTCACCTCCCTGCCTCCCAACTGTCTGCCCTCTATTCCCTGTCTCCCTAGTACCTGCCCTAACCTACTTGGCTCTCTACTGCCTACCCTCACCTCCCTGCCTCCCAACTGTCTGCCCTCTATTCCCTGTCTCCCTAGTACCTGCCCTAACCTACTTGGCTCTCTACTGCCTACCCTCACCTCCCTGCCTCCCAACTGTCTGCCCCCCATGCCCAGCCTCCCTACCGCCTGCTCTCATCTCCCGGACTCCCTACTGCTTGACCTTAATTTCCTGCCTCCCTACTGCTTGACCTTTCCTCAAATACCCTTCTCCCTACTTCCTGGGCTCAATTCTATGCCTCACTAGTGCCTGCCCATACCCCCTGCCTCTCTACTGCCTGTCTGCATTTCCCTACCTCTACTTTCTGCCTGCCCTCAATTCCCTGCCTCCCTTTACCTTCCTGCCTTTTGACTGGTCACCTTCACCTCCTTGTGTCGCTACTGCCTACTCTCATCTTCCTGACTATCTACTATGCCCCCTCACCTCCCTGCCTCTCTACTGTCTGCCTTTACTTCCCTGTCTATCTACTACCTGTCCTCACCTCCCTGCCTCTCTGCCTGCTCTCACCTCCTTGCTTCCTGACTGCCTGCCCTCACCTCTCTGTCTGTCTGGATCTCCCTACCTCCTTACTGCCTACCTACATTTATTTACCTGCCTTCCTATTGCCTGCTCTCACCTCTTTGCTCTTCTCCTTCCTAGGCCCAATTCTCTGCCTCCCTACTGCTTGCCTATAGCTTCCTGATTGCCCTT
Protein-coding sequences here:
- the TMEM91 gene encoding transmembrane protein 91; protein product: MECLHELQHPLLDRSMGTGMLTPLLSKDGGGEGFIWKCLPHRKQQSGELPQQFLDPGSLRRTVDSGGGRVADVSFWRSTDPRVWRGKDYLETTFVDTQGSPDICKKLLYTPEKDIHTVSCDVRDDDVLDMENDSSSDSDTDSESHFSLLLPQDYLGLAVFSMLCCFWPLGIAAFFLSQKTNKASAQGDYHGASVASRQTFLLAVLSIFLGICTYVGAVVALIAYLSNRAPT